A genome region from Eurosta solidaginis isolate ZX-2024a chromosome 2, ASM4086904v1, whole genome shotgun sequence includes the following:
- the LOC137240423 gene encoding protein I'm not dead yet-like, which produces MGKALSALGVLPNWALQLICIIIAIIATAFTSNVAMCNILMPILINLAIEVKVNPTYICLPAALCLSMAFHLPVSTPPNAIVASYGNISTKDMATGGIIPSTVVIISFFVFIQSWGLLIYPDLNKFPAWAGEGARSE; this is translated from the exons ATGGGTAAAGCGCTATCTGCATTGGGCGTACTTCCGAATTGGGCATTGCAATTGATCTGCATTATTATTGCTATAATAGCGACCGCATTCACATCCAATGTAGCCATGTGTAACATTCTTATGCCAATTCTTATAAACTTA GCGATAGAAGTTAAGGTCAATCCAACTTATATTTGTCTGCCAGCGGCATTATGTCTTAGCATGGCTTTCCATTTACCAGTGAGCACACCGCCAAATGCCATTGTAGCTTCTTATGGTAATATTTCCACAAAAGACATG GCTACTGGTGGGATTATACCATCTACAGTTGTAATAATTTCATTTTTTGTCTTTATCCAATCATGGGGACTTCTTATATATCCTGACTTGAATAAATTCCCTGCGTGGGCAGGGGAAGGCGCACGATCTGAATAA